A genomic segment from Streptomyces antibioticus encodes:
- a CDS encoding YwqJ-related putative deaminase translates to MTIMNATQTGPHQARSGDVRHTGAAGDSTGDPRVGWSATDAPHTPTLRHRRDGILPTVAAALSVHGATLTGTAARGDQPPPLHPLVQDFLDTLTSAQRDRFTGRCAEALLISRHLAAADAARSRRSARKPMTNGEARKTLRAAKLTTRHIREDGDPLHGSFAPPCRACTALSAHFGVRVVDPEATG, encoded by the coding sequence ATGACGATCATGAACGCAACGCAAACGGGACCGCACCAGGCCAGGTCGGGAGATGTGCGCCACACCGGCGCCGCCGGCGACTCCACCGGCGACCCCCGCGTCGGCTGGTCCGCCACCGACGCCCCCCACACGCCCACGCTCCGTCACCGCCGCGACGGCATACTCCCCACCGTCGCCGCCGCCCTCTCCGTCCACGGCGCCACCCTCACCGGCACCGCCGCCCGCGGCGACCAGCCCCCGCCGCTGCACCCCCTCGTCCAGGACTTCCTCGACACCCTCACCAGCGCCCAGCGCGACCGCTTCACCGGCCGCTGCGCCGAGGCCCTCCTCATCTCCCGGCACCTCGCCGCCGCCGACGCCGCCCGCAGCAGACGCTCCGCCCGCAAACCCATGACCAACGGCGAAGCCCGCAAGACGCTCCGAGCGGCCAAGCTCACCACCCGCCACATCCGCGAGGACGGCGACCCGCTGCACGGCAGCTTCGCCCCGCCCTGCCGCGCCTGTACGGCCCTCAGCGCCCACTTCGGCGTCCGCGTCGTCGATCCGGAAGCGACCGGCTGA
- a CDS encoding SMI1/KNR4 family protein, whose protein sequence is MTTSRLGQQAAPPNAAYAGQVVHFPDPVRAARHPRGVRVDERGYPDFSAYARAAAEIAEPPEGFGVDELRLTDYVSANAAMAASGHELWDTVPNVATPHGWTWHHVVDSRRLELVPVEVKALLRHHGGLSTSVVDQSKRGTRPLQETRPAHFGLPKSGAAVSEQQVQGVEEDLGYRLPGAYRSFLRAAGGCAPVGAALDAELGLLVDQPFFTVRDEAAVNDLVYVNKCLRDHLTKDYLGVGFVQGGLLAVKVKGERIGSVWFCAYDDVRDADPGVPPAERVERLLLPCGEDFDAFLSRLAGNPPELETVANLMVDGGFARAVPVASVAAGE, encoded by the coding sequence ATGACGACGAGTCGGCTCGGGCAACAAGCCGCGCCGCCGAACGCGGCCTATGCCGGGCAGGTCGTGCATTTCCCGGATCCGGTCCGGGCGGCGCGGCACCCGAGAGGGGTGCGGGTGGACGAGCGCGGCTACCCGGACTTCTCGGCGTACGCCAGGGCTGCCGCGGAGATCGCGGAGCCGCCGGAGGGCTTCGGGGTCGACGAGCTGCGGCTGACGGACTACGTGTCGGCGAACGCGGCGATGGCGGCCTCGGGGCACGAGCTGTGGGACACGGTGCCGAACGTGGCGACGCCGCACGGCTGGACGTGGCACCACGTGGTGGACTCGCGGCGGCTCGAACTCGTGCCGGTCGAGGTGAAGGCGCTGCTGCGCCACCACGGCGGTCTTTCGACGTCGGTGGTGGACCAGTCGAAGCGCGGCACGCGCCCGTTGCAGGAGACGCGTCCGGCGCACTTCGGGCTGCCGAAGTCGGGTGCGGCGGTGTCGGAGCAGCAGGTGCAGGGGGTCGAGGAGGACCTCGGGTACCGGCTGCCGGGGGCGTACCGGTCGTTCCTGCGGGCGGCGGGCGGCTGTGCCCCGGTGGGCGCGGCGCTCGACGCCGAGCTGGGGCTCCTAGTCGACCAGCCGTTCTTCACGGTGCGCGACGAGGCCGCGGTCAACGACCTGGTCTATGTGAACAAGTGCCTGCGGGACCATCTGACGAAGGACTACCTGGGCGTCGGTTTCGTCCAGGGCGGTCTGCTGGCCGTGAAGGTGAAGGGCGAGCGGATCGGTTCTGTGTGGTTCTGCGCCTACGACGATGTGCGCGACGCGGATCCCGGGGTGCCGCCGGCCGAGCGGGTGGAGCGGTTGCTGCTGCCGTGCGGTGAGGACTTCGACGCGTTCCTGTCGCGGCTCGCGGGCAATCCGCCGGAGCTGGAGACGGTGGCGAATCTGATGGTGGACGGCGGGTTCGCGCGTGCGGTGCCCGTGGCGTCCGTGGCCGCGGGGGAGTGA